Proteins encoded in a region of the Bacteroidota bacterium genome:
- a CDS encoding glycosyltransferase family 2 protein, with the protein MKKIGVIIPAFNAERTVGAVIDGVKKHVAGENIVVVDDGSLDKTAEVSAAAHVRILSHSSNRGKGAALQTGFLFVLQSPFDAVITLDADLQHPPEFIAQFIDCYASDTFDVIIGSRLHDKKKMPFHRVLSNTITTFLVSARTGRAIADSQSGYRLIDKKVLQRVCLTWEGFEAETEFIIKAAAAGFRFGFVPIETVYAGEKSNMTHLATTLNFVKVLFQDY; encoded by the coding sequence ATGAAGAAAATCGGCGTTATCATTCCTGCGTTCAATGCGGAGCGGACCGTTGGCGCAGTGATCGACGGGGTTAAGAAACATGTCGCTGGCGAAAATATCGTCGTTGTCGACGATGGCTCACTGGACAAAACGGCTGAGGTCTCAGCCGCCGCTCACGTTCGGATACTGAGCCATTCATCAAACAGGGGAAAAGGGGCCGCTCTCCAGACCGGGTTTCTCTTTGTGCTCCAGAGTCCTTTCGATGCCGTTATTACACTGGATGCCGACCTTCAACATCCCCCTGAATTCATCGCGCAATTTATCGATTGCTATGCATCCGATACGTTTGACGTCATTATCGGAAGCCGGCTTCACGATAAAAAGAAGATGCCATTCCATCGGGTCCTTTCGAATACCATCACCACTTTTCTCGTGAGTGCGAGGACTGGGCGAGCGATCGCCGACAGCCAATCGGGCTATCGTCTCATTGACAAAAAGGTTCTTCAACGCGTTTGCTTGACTTGGGAGGGTTTTGAAGCGGAAACAGAGTTCATCATTAAAGCGGCCGCGGCCGGATTTCGCTTTGGTTTCGTTCCTATCGAGACGGTCTATGCCGGAGAGAAAAGCAACATGACGCATCTCGCAACGACACTGAATTTTGTGAAAGTGCTGTTTCAGGACTATTAG